The Planctomycetota bacterium sequence CGAAACACAACTTATGACGCGAACCAACACCCAACTTTCGCCCTCCGAAAAAAAGGTCCGCCTCCTCCGCGCCTACGTCGCCCGCCGGCCCGTCTGGTGCGCCTGGCAGGTCACCTACCGTTGCAACTTCCGCTGCCGCATCTGCTCCTACTGGCAGGAGCCCCACTCCCGCGACGAGGAACTCTCCGTCGCCGACTTCGCGCGAGGGGCGGCCAACCTCGCCTGCTCAGGCTCCCTCCTCGTCAACCTCGCCGGCGGCGAACCGCTCTTGAGGCCCGAT is a genomic window containing:
- a CDS encoding radical SAM protein → MPFETQLMTRTNTQLSPSEKKVRLLRAYVARRPVWCAWQVTYRCNFRCRICSYWQEPHSRDEELSVADFARGAANLACSGSLLVNLAGGEPLLRPDLAEIVRALAQWHFPLLTTNGWRLQTETARRLWQAGLWGASVS